A single Saccopteryx bilineata isolate mSacBil1 chromosome 9, mSacBil1_pri_phased_curated, whole genome shotgun sequence DNA region contains:
- the LOC136312773 gene encoding cytochrome P450 2A13-like has product MMVSGLLLVALLACLTIMVLMAVWRQKTFWGKLPPGPPALPFIGNYLQLNTEQMYNSLMKISECYGPVFTVYLGRRPVVVLCGYEAVKEALLDQAEEFSGRGMQATFDWLFKEHGVVFSSGERAKQLRRFSIATLWEFGMGKRGIQEHIQEEAGFLIEALQGTRGDYIDPTFFLSRTVSNVISSIVFGDYFDYEDKEFLSMLSMMLGSFQFTATPTGQLYEMFYYVMKHLPGPQQQAFKELKGLEDFITKKVEQNQCTLDPNSPRNFIDSFLIHMQEEQKNPNTEFNVKNLVMTALGLLFGGTETVSTTLRYGFLLLMKHPDVEAKVHEEIDRVIGKNRQPKFEDRAKMPYTEAVIHEIQRFGDIIPMGFARRVTKDTRFRDFLLPKGIEVFPMLGSVLKDPKFFSSPRDFNPQHFLDEKRQFKKNDAFVPFSIGKRYCFGEGMARKELFLFLTVIMQNFRFKSPQSPQDIDVSPKHVGFGTIPLSYTMSFLPR; this is encoded by the exons ATGATGGTCTCAGGGCTGCTTCTGGTGGCTTTGCTGGCCTGCCTGACTATTATGGTCTTGATGGCTGTCTGGCGGCAAAAGACGTTCTGGGGAAAGCTGCCTCCCGGTCCCCCTGCATTGCCCTTCATTGGGAACTACCTGCAGCTGAACACAGAGCAGATGTACAACTCCCTCATGAAG ATCAGTGAATGCTATGGTCCAGTGTTCACGGTTTACCTGGGCCGACGGCCAGTTGTGGTGCTGTGTGGATATGAGGCTGTGAAGGAGGCTCTGTTGGACCAGGCAGAGGAATTCAGTGGGCGAGGCATGCAGGCCACCTTTGACTGGCTCTTCAAAGAACATG GTGTGGTGTTCAGCAGTGGGGAGCGTGCTAAGCAGCTCCGTCGGTTCTCCATAGCCACGCTGTGGGAATTTGGCATGGGCAAGCGAGGCATCCAGGAACACATCCAGGAGGAAGCAGGCTTCCTCATTGAGGCCCTTCAGGGCACACGTG GTGACTACATTGATCCTACCTTCTTCTTGAGCCGAACCGTCTCCAATGTCATCAGCTCCATTGTGTTTGGAGATTACTTTGACTATGAGGACAAAGAGTTCCTGTCAATGCTGAGCATGATGCTGGGAAGCTTCCAGTTCACAGCTACACCCACAGGACAG CTCTATGAGATGTTCTACTATGTGATGAAACACTTGCCAGGACCACAGCAACAGGCATTTAAGGAGCTGAAGGGACTGGAGGACTTTATAACCAAGAAGGTGGAGCAGAATCAATGTACACTGGATCCCAACTCCCCTCGGAACTTCATTGACTCTTTCCTCATCCACATGCAGGAG GAACAGAAGAACCCCAACACAGAGTTCAATGTGAAGAACCTGGTGATGACAGCACTTGGCCTTTTATTTGGGGGTACCGAGACAGTCAGTACAACCCTGCGTTATGGCTTCCTGCTGCTCATGAAGCACCCAGATGTGGAGG ccaaggtccatgaggaGATTGACCGGGTGATTGGCAAGAACCGTCAGCCCAAGTTTGAAGACCGCGCCAAGATGCCATACACAGAGGCGGTGATCCATGAGATCCAAAGATTCGGAGACATAATCCCCATGGGATTCGCCCGCAGAGTCACCAAGGACACCAGGTTTCGGGATTTCCTCCTCCCCAAG GGCATTGAAGTGTTTCCTATGCTGGGCTCCGTACTAAAAGACCCCAAGTTTTTCTCCAGTCCTAGAGATTTCAACCCTCAGCATTTTCTAGATGAGAAGAGGCAGTTTAAGAAGAATGATGCTTTTGTGCCCTTCTCCATTG GAAAGCGCTACTGCTTCGGAGAAGGCATGGCTAGAAAGgaactctttctcttcctcactgTCATCATGCAGAACTTCCGCTTCAAGTCCCCTCAGTCACCCCAGGACATCGATGTGTCTCCCAAACACGTGGGCTTTGGCACCATCCCACTAAGCTACACCATGAGCTTCCTGCCCCGCTGA